One genomic window of Malaciobacter molluscorum LMG 25693 includes the following:
- a CDS encoding ABC transporter permease: MKLSFKALKANRLKTFLIILSLVFSITSIFLITSISNGVISMYSSMLKSDGDIIITQKNISDTFFSNVDIRLIDKLKELKQIKKASALIVGASIVENLPIVAVYGVTKNRFNNYNLKKGSYPNIGEVLVGKSIYESLKNKKDVLISNKKFKISGIFQSKIGFENGGVVLNIQDASNIFNKSASMIMLNCKIDTNIDELVKKINKIDTNIQAKSTTNFVDNYNQFKIIKTSSNVISFISFCMGLLTIASILSITINQRKTEFGIKRAIGISMKKILLQIMSESIILAIVSFIISICISNIILFFIKNISYLHGYVNGEISFDIAIFIFITSLLIALLGSIIPALNASKTDPIILIQGNKI; the protein is encoded by the coding sequence TTGAAATTATCTTTTAAAGCATTAAAAGCAAATAGATTAAAAACTTTTTTAATTATCTTAAGTCTTGTTTTTTCTATTACTTCAATTTTTTTAATTACTTCAATTTCAAATGGAGTTATATCAATGTATTCATCTATGTTAAAAAGTGATGGAGATATTATTATTACACAAAAAAACATCTCTGATACATTTTTTTCAAATGTAGATATAAGATTAATAGATAAATTAAAAGAATTAAAACAAATAAAAAAAGCATCTGCTTTAATTGTTGGAGCTTCTATTGTAGAAAATTTACCAATTGTAGCTGTTTATGGTGTTACTAAAAATAGATTTAATAATTATAATTTAAAAAAAGGATCATATCCAAATATTGGAGAAGTTTTAGTAGGTAAATCTATATATGAATCTCTTAAAAATAAAAAAGATGTATTAATTTCAAATAAAAAATTTAAAATATCAGGTATTTTCCAAAGCAAAATTGGTTTTGAAAATGGAGGAGTTGTACTAAATATTCAAGATGCAAGTAATATATTTAATAAAAGTGCATCAATGATAATGTTAAATTGCAAAATAGATACTAATATAGATGAATTAGTAAAAAAAATAAATAAAATAGATACAAACATTCAAGCTAAATCTACCACTAACTTTGTAGATAACTATAATCAATTTAAAATAATCAAAACTTCATCAAATGTAATATCTTTTATCTCATTTTGTATGGGATTATTAACTATTGCATCAATTTTAAGTATCACAATAAATCAAAGAAAAACAGAGTTTGGAATTAAAAGAGCAATTGGTATTTCTATGAAAAAAATACTTCTTCAAATTATGAGTGAAAGTATTATATTAGCAATTGTTAGTTTTATTATCTCTATTTGTATTTCAAATATTATTTTATTTTTTATAAAAAATATATCTTACTTACATGGATATGTAAATGGAGAAATATCTTTTGATATTGCAATATTTATATTTATAACTTCTCTTTTAATAGCCCTACTTGGCTCTATTATTCCAGCACTTAATGCATCAAAAACAGATCCTATTATTTTAATACAAGGAAATAAAATATGA